The following nucleotide sequence is from Saccharothrix texasensis.
GTTGTCGTGAACGGGATCACAGCCCGTGGTCGTGAACGGGGTGCAGCCAGCAGGCCACGGTGCGGTCGGCGGGCCCCTCGTGGGTCGTGTGGTTCTTCTCGGGGGGAACGCCCAGCACCGGGACCTCCACACCGCAACGCTCCATTGCGTGCGGACAACGTGGGTGGAACGCGCAGCCCGCGGGCATGGCGCGCAGGTCGGGCGGTGAGCCGGGGATGCCGGTCAGCTCGCGCTTCGGCCCGCGCAGGGCGGGGAACGAGTTGAGCAGGCCGTGGCTGTAGGGGTGCAGCGGGTCCCGGTAGAGGTCGGCCGAGGCCGCCTCCTCCACGATCCGGCCGCCGTACATGATCGCGATCCGGTCGGAGAACTCGACCAGCAGCGACAGGTCGTGGGTGATGAAGACGACCGAGAACCCGAGGCGCTCGCGCAGCTCGACGAGCTGGCGCAGGATCTGCCGCTGCACCACCACGTCCAGCGCGGTGGTCGGCTCGTCCATGATGACGACCTTCGGCTCCAGCGCCAGCGCCATGCCGATCATCACGCGCTGCCGCATGCCGCCGGAGAGCTGGTGCGGGTAGCTGTCCAGCCGGTCGGCGGAGATGCCGACCAGGTGCAGCAGCTCGCGCGCCCGGGCCAGCCGGGACGCGCTGCTGCCGCGCGGGTCGTGCGCCTTGATCACGTCGGTGAGCTGGGTGGAGATCCGGTGCACCGGGTTGAGCGAGTTCATCGCGCCCTGGAAGACGATCGCCGTCTCCGCCCACCGGAACCTGCGCAGCTCCGGGTGGGTCATCCGGAGCACGTCCACCGGGTCGCCGCCGTCGGGGTGGTACCGCACCTCGCCGCTGGTGATCACGCCCGGCGGCGGGAGGAGCCTGGTGAGGCCGTAGGCCAGGGTGGACTTGCCGCTGCCGCTCTCGCCCGCGAGGCCGAGGACTTCGCCCCGGTGCAGCGTGAGGTCCACGTCGCGGATGGCGTGCACGGCCTCGTCGCCGAGCCCGTAGTCCACGTTCAGGCCGCGGATCTCCAGCACCGCGTCGGTCACGGCGTCTCCCTTCCCTCGGACCGGGCCTTCGTCGCGAGCACGGGCGTGAAGCCGACGCGCATCCGGACCGTGTGGCCGTCGGCGGTCTTGACGTTGGTCTTGCCGCCGCCGCGCAGCCGCGGGCTGACGAACTCGTCGATGCCGAAGTTCACCAGCGACAGCGCGGTGCCCAGCAGCGCGATGGCCAGGCCCGCGGGGACGAACCACCACCACGCGCCCTGCGCGAGGGCCTGCTGGCTCTGCGCCCAGTACAGGACCGTGCCCCAGTTCCAGTCGCCGCCCGCGCCGATGCCGATGAACGCCAGCGTGATCTCCAGGGTCACCGCGAAGATGACCGTGCCGACGAAGCCGGAGGCGATGACCGCGGTGAGGTTCGGCAGGATCTCGAACAGGATGATCCGCGACGACTTCTCGCCGGTCGCCCGCGCGGCCTCCACGTAGTCGCGCCCGCGCAACGACAGCGTTTGCGCGCGCAGCACCCGGGCGCCCCAGGCCCACGACGTGAGGCCGATGACCAGGGCGATGGTGAGCGTGCCGGTCTCCGGCAGGGTCGACGTGATGATGATCATCAGCGGCAGCGCCGGGAGCACCAGGAACACGTTCGACAGCGCGGAGAGCACCTCGCTGCCCG
It contains:
- a CDS encoding ABC transporter ATP-binding protein, producing the protein MTDAVLEIRGLNVDYGLGDEAVHAIRDVDLTLHRGEVLGLAGESGSGKSTLAYGLTRLLPPPGVITSGEVRYHPDGGDPVDVLRMTHPELRRFRWAETAIVFQGAMNSLNPVHRISTQLTDVIKAHDPRGSSASRLARARELLHLVGISADRLDSYPHQLSGGMRQRVMIGMALALEPKVVIMDEPTTALDVVVQRQILRQLVELRERLGFSVVFITHDLSLLVEFSDRIAIMYGGRIVEEAASADLYRDPLHPYSHGLLNSFPALRGPKRELTGIPGSPPDLRAMPAGCAFHPRCPHAMERCGVEVPVLGVPPEKNHTTHEGPADRTVACWLHPVHDHGL
- a CDS encoding ABC transporter permease is translated as MTVVPTTGTATPVAAPVKRRRLRFVANPKATVGLVILGFFALVAVIGPWIAPYDPSGRSNDLLQGPSAAHWFGTTHLGQDIFSQVLVGTRSVMVVGFVAGIVATILSILVGVTSGYLAGAGSEVLSALSNVFLVLPALPLMIIITSTLPETGTLTIALVIGLTSWAWGARVLRAQTLSLRGRDYVEAARATGEKSSRIILFEILPNLTAVIASGFVGTVIFAVTLEITLAFIGIGAGGDWNWGTVLYWAQSQQALAQGAWWWFVPAGLAIALLGTALSLVNFGIDEFVSPRLRGGGKTNVKTADGHTVRMRVGFTPVLATKARSEGRETP